The Bacteroidia bacterium genome segment TAGTTATCATTTTGTGGATAGCGAGGTGAATCCCAAGCGCGGTATCCGCTTTAAGGCGCAGGCCGGAGCAAATCAGGAAATCGCTCCTGCTCCCAAGCAGTGGCTCACGCTGAATTCTGAATTCACCGTTTACATCACGCTCATCCGGCCGCTGGTGCTGGCCAACCGCTGGGGAGGCGGCACCAATATCGGGCAATTCGACTTTTACCAGGCCCAAACCCTGGGCGGACCAGAAAACCTGCGCGGATACAGGCGAACCCGGTTTTATGGCCATTCGCGTTTCTACCAGAACACTGAGCTCAGGTTGCATCTTTTCAATTTCAAAAGCATTTTATTTCCGGGGCATGTTGGCCTAATCGGTCATTATGATTATGGACGTGTCTGGGTGCAGGATGAAATTTCGGATAAATGGCATCAGGGCTACGGAGGCGGAGTTTGGATCAGCCCCCTCAACAAAGTGATCTTCAGCGGCACCTACACTTTCTCCGAAGACGAAACTAACGGACTGCTCAATGTGAAGCTTGGGTTTTTCTTTTAGGGGTAGATTAAGTCTGAGAAAGCAGACCATAGCCAACGGTTTAAACCATAGGTAATCGTTATCGAAATAAACCCAACCATTTCAATGGTTTTAAAAACCGGACTGGCACAAATCGCTAATAACACAATTATTGAAAATGGTTAAAACCAATTTGTCTTGTGGTTTAAACCTTTATTATCCACGAATATATTCATGAAGATATAAGGATCTATTGCCCTTCTCCCGTATTTTCAATGTTCGCAGGCGGTTTCGGTTGGCTACTTTCTTTGAGGTAGGTGTCAAACCAGCGCAGCATTCTCAAATTGTAATCGTAGCGGGCAGTTGCTTTCCTGTTGCCGTGGCCTTCACCGGGATAGAGCACCAGCCTCACCGGAGTTTCTGTGCGGGTTTTGATGTGGCGGTAAAGCTCGTAAGATTGGCTGGGGCTTACGCGGGTATCGTCCTTGCCGTGCATAATCAGCAGGGGTGTTTTGGCCTGTCCTGCATAGAAAATGGGACTTCTCTCCATAAAAAATTGATAGTCTTCCCAGATTCTTTTCCGAAGGTGTACTAAAAACATTTCTTCAGGAATATCACTGGTTCCCCACAACGAAAGGTTATTGCTGATGCCAACAAACATTACCCCTGCTGCAAAACGGTCTGTGTGGCGGGTGCTGAGCCAGGCGGTGGCATATCCGCCATAAGAACCTCCGGTTACGCCAACTTTGTCTTTATCTACAAGCCCTGTTTCTATCAGGTGGTCAATACCATTTATGATGTCGTCAAACTCTTTGCCTGCGGGATCTGCCTGGCTTGATTTGATAAATTCGATGCCCCTGCCCGTGCTGCCGCGATAGTTAGGGTAAAAAACGGCATAACCTTTTGCGGCACCCATCTGGCCCGGCATGCTGTAGTAAGTAAGCCAGCCATTGTCATAATGTGCTTCAGGGCCGCCATGTACCACAGTGATGAGCGGATATCGCTGATTGTCCTGTACATCCACCGGCCTGATGAGGATGCCCTGGATTTCGAGGCCATCTGCGGCTTTGTAGGTTACAACTTCCTGCTTGCCCATCTTCCTTTCTTTTAGCCACGGATTTGATGTGGTGAGGCGTTCCGGTGTAGCGGAAGTGGACTTTGCATAAAAAAGCTCGTTGGGATGTTCGGGCGTGTTGCCGGTTAGCGCCATCTTTCCATCTTTTGCTATGCTAAAGTTGCCGTAAGCCACATCGCCTTTCTCAATCATCATCTTCATTTTACCTTTAAGGTCAATCGTGCCGAGGCTGGTATACACACCTTCACTCGCCAAAAACGTAATGCCTGATTTATTTTTCCAGTCCAGTTTATCAAATGAACCTTCGAAATCGCGGTTAAGTATCTGTGGCTTTCCTCCATCTGCACTCATCACCAGCAGGCGTCCTGCAATGGGATCGTGCTGATCCTCACCACCAATAAATGCAAGGCGTTCTCCATCGTAGCTCCACACAAAATCGCCCAGTTTGGCCTTATGATCAGCTTCCCCAATCTTGTCACCGCTGGCATTCAGGATATAGATTCTTTGGCTGGTATAATGATCATCCACCATTGCGCTTGGCGCTGCACTCACTGCTATGCGCGAACCATCGGGACTAAAACGGGCCTGGCTGCAATGGAGGTCCAGGTTCAGTTTTTTGGCCGTTCCGTTATCGTCATTTACACTCACAATAAAAACGCTGGACATGCCCAGGTTTTCTTCGTATATCTCCGGCTCATAAGGCAGCTTGCTCTCTTTGTCCTTTTCTTTTACTTTGGAAATAAATACGATGCTATTCCCATTGGGGTGCCAATTGTAGTTGGAAATTGGTGATTCAAACTCATAGATCTTTTGCGCTTCGCCTCCCAAAAGCGAAATTTCATAGAGCGCATTGGTTTTGTCCTTGCCGCGCTTGCTGATAAAGGTAATACTGTTGTGTCCCGGCCTGAATTGAAGTGCGCCAATGCCGTTTTGCGTAATGAAGGGAGTAGATACTCCACTCGCCACATCGTACACATGGAGCCTGACATGCGTGGAAGCATTTTCTTTGGTTGGATCTGCCGGTACGGCCACGCCATAAGCGATCTTATTGCCGTCTTCCGAAATTTCTGCGAAAGTCACCATCTCCATCATGGCAATGTCCATAGGTGTGATTACCGGCCCCTGGGCCTGCCCCACCAGGTAGAATGCCAAAAGGCAGAGAATTAAACTGATTCTTTTCATAATGAACTGATTGCATTTATTTTTTGAATTCTTAATTATCCAAAAGTACAGCTTGGTGAATTGAATATTGATAGGATCTGGATGAAAAGTGAAAAAATCAAAAGTGGAAAAATGGGAAGAAAGCGTGATAAACGCTGTGTAGAATAGTATTTCGCGTGGGGCAAGCTTATGCCTTCTGACAAGTCACGAATAACACGAAGCGCTAAACCACCCGGAAATGGTGGACCAAATAATAGATTGCATTCACCCGTACCCGATAAAAGCGGGATATGAAACGCTGCCAGAAAACTGGTACTAAAGCAGCGCTTGTCCGGAAAGTCTTTGAACGTATTGGAGGTTCAGGAACCAGAATTCAAACTACGCAAAGTCGTCACTTGGCTGGAGCCAGACGACTGGTGAGGGTCAGCAGATCATGGTTTTATACCAGAGAAGATGACATAACAATTTTTATTCTGGAGGGCGCTTATGTTCAGTTTAAAAATGAATTTAGCCCAGTATTTTATAAGCCGGTTTATTAAAGAATTTCCAGCAGTACTATTCTTAAACCAGTAACGGTGTTGCTTAAACCCTTCAATTATTTGCGGAGTAATGTCTTCAGCGCAGATTAATTGAAGGTTGCTGTTCCGGAGGGCCTCGTGGTATTGCTCCATTGACCAGTTGAAATGCCACATCTTACTATCCCAATATCCGTAGGACCGGGTTTTCCGGCTCAGTACATCAGCAATGAGGAAGTGGCCACCGGGTTTCAGTACCCTGAAAACCTGCTGGAGAAATGCCCCTTTATCAGGATAGTGCAACGCGCTCTCTATATTCAGGACTGTATCATACGTGTTATCTTCGAGGTAGCTAAGTTTCTGAGCATCATCGAAAATGAATCTGACGTTTACCAGTCCGAACTTTTCTGATTCTTGCTTTGCTATTTCCAGGTTATCGCGGTTTATATCAATGCCTGTATAGCTCGCAGGCGCGAATCTTTGCATCATATATATTCCCTGTATGCCATTTCCGCAACCTATTTCCAGAACATCTCTGCCAGCTATAGCGCTGGTTTTAGAAAGGCAGTAGTCAGTGAGGTTCTGCTGACATTGAAGGAAAGTCTCTCCCTCCTTTTTATAAAATGGAAAGTGGATTTGCTGATAATCTCCATACATCCGCAGGTAGGCGCTATTTACCGCTATATAAAAGGAATTGGTGCCTGCCCCCGCCCGGAGATATTTCAGTGATGATAAAGCTATTTTTAACACGGCAATATTTTTTTGAGGTAAAGATGCAGAAAAAGAGGTAGAAGCGGAGAAGGCATTAATGGCTCATGAAGCCATTACCGAATACTGGAGGAAATCGAATAATTAATGTTTTGTTTGGGAGATTTAGACAATTAACCTAAAGGTTGAAAATCCAAGTCGCCTCTTGGCTGGAGCCAGGCGTCCGGGAAGGAGGACAATGAAATCAAAATAGCCGATTTGTTATAGTTACCGCTATGTCTTACCAACCAAACCTGAATGGACCTGGAAAATGCCTTGGAGAAAAATATTTGTTAAAAACAGAAAGGGACAAACACCGCCACCATCAAAACCCTAAACTAAAATAATCAACTCTTAACGTTGAATTACGAGGGACTTTGTTGCCTCCCCTTCTTTCGAGATTACATTAAAATAATAAATGCCAGCGGGGTATTTACTAAAATCCCAATTAAGCTTTTGATCCTGTCCTTTTGCCACCGTGCGGGTTTCCAGTGTGCGTCCAGCTTCATCAAAGAGTGACAACTGTACTTTTCCTTGGGTATTAAATTCGATTGTCATAATGGTACTGGCAGGATTTGGATAAGTTTTCAATCCAATTTTATCTGCCCACGTCACTTCTTCCACACCCGTAATATCAATCAACGTATTCACATGGCCTGTGTAAATGCCATTGCCATGCGTGCCCACCGCTACGAGATTATCTGCCTGGCGCGTCTTCACCATCTCCACTACCACATTTCCGATGGTTGTCGCACCGATGTTCCGCCACATAGTACTCAAACCCAAGAGCGTGTCTGTGGCGAATAAGCCTGCACTGGTTCCTGCGAAATAGGCGTTCCGGCCATCCACCTTCATCACGGCCAGCCAGCGCACGGAAGGCCCGCTGCCGAGGCCGAGATCATTTTGCTCAAGGTTGCCTGCGCATTTCTCCCAGGTAGCACCAGCGTCCCATGATGTGAAAATACTATACACACCATAGTTGGAAAACACCACCACCACGTGGTCACCATTGTCAGGGTCTACGGCTATGCAGTTCACATATCCCGATGGAGGGAACTGGACAAAAGTGATATCCTGATGCGCAGGGTCTCCCGTGTTGGCATTGTCCACACGGTAAACCTTCCTCCTGTTGGTACCATAATAAACCCGGTGCGAGGGACTGGCTTTAGAAACACCAATGGCTGTAATTTCAAGCGTGGAAACAGATAACGTATCACTGAACCGGAACCAGTTTGTACTTATCGAATCGAACGTGTTGGTGAGCGGAATGGCATCCAGGTTATTGTTGCGCCAAAGGCTGCGGCCGGCCGGCAGGTACATAATCTTTTCATCAGACGGGTCAATCACAAACGGATTGATGAACTGGTAATCCCTGGCGCCAATAGGATCAATACGCGTAAAATCCCCGCGCGATCCATCAGAATTCAGCTTCATCTTCACAATGCGCCCCAGATGCTTGGAGAGGTAATATACATCTTCATCAGCCGGAATGGCCGCAAAAGAGCCGTCACCGTTGTAGGGATTTACCCAGTCGCCCTCAGGATCGTTTGTCATGATTACCTGATTGCCGTTGTCCTGAAAACCTCCAAAAAGCGTATTGGTCACCTTTTCCTCATTGATGGTGACCGTATAGACCTGGGTAGTGTTATATCCCCGGTTCAGCGGCTGCCAGCGCACAATGCCCGCCAGGCTGTTGTCTGTTTTAAAAAGGCCGCCATCATTAAGATTCAGCACTTTATCGGGGTTTGACGGATAAAAAAGCAAATCATGCTGGTCCGGGTGATGGTCCTCGTACATCTGGAAATCCGGCAGTCTGGTGCCAATTTCGTAGCCCCCTATCTGCGTTGTATTGCCTGGCGTTTTAAAAGCATCGGTTGACCGGTACAAATTAGTACCGCCAATAAATACCACATTGGAATCATCCGGTTTCACCTTTATCATCAGATTATAAGAACCCTGGGCATTAAAATTATCGAAAGATCGGGGCGCCTTGTTCGGAAGGTTTTGGGACAGGTCTACCCAATGGCCATTGGTGTCAGCGCCATCACCATCCAGATAAGTATATTGCCAAAGGCTCACCCATTCCGTATCGCCCCGGTAATTGGTAAAATCCATTCCGCTGCCGGGCGTTACACCAAGTATGTAAACCTGATCTTCATTCATGGGATTAACGGCAGGCACCAGCCGGTTATACTCCACGGCAAATCCGGGAGGCGTAAGGTTGGTCCAAGTTATTCCGTCCGGGCTTCTCCAGATTCCGCGCTGGGCGCTCTCACTGCTCAGTGTGGCGTACACCACGCCCGGAGAAGTCACCACCACATCCGTAAAGTACGAGTTCATATTATTGCCAAGAACAACCTGCCAGCTCTGCCCTCCATCCGTACTTCTGTAAATATTCCCGTAGGTAGCAGCATACACCTCATCTTCTGTCATATTTGAAGCATCCGTGGCCAGGCGATAAACAACCTGCCACGGTTTTTCAAATGTGGTGTTTGATACAGAAGCCGTGGAAGAAAGCTGGTTCCAGGTCAGGCCATTATCCGTTGATTTAAATAAGCCATCGCCATAAAAGAAGGCGCCACCCCCACTTGCCGAGTTGCCTGACCCCTCTCCCGTTCCGTAGTACCAGGTAGCGGTTTTTCCGGGCCTAACGTCCTGCACCAG includes the following:
- a CDS encoding class I SAM-dependent methyltransferase gives rise to the protein MLKIALSSLKYLRAGAGTNSFYIAVNSAYLRMYGDYQQIHFPFYKKEGETFLQCQQNLTDYCLSKTSAIAGRDVLEIGCGNGIQGIYMMQRFAPASYTGIDINRDNLEIAKQESEKFGLVNVRFIFDDAQKLSYLEDNTYDTVLNIESALHYPDKGAFLQQVFRVLKPGGHFLIADVLSRKTRSYGYWDSKMWHFNWSMEQYHEALRNSNLQLICAEDITPQIIEGFKQHRYWFKNSTAGNSLINRLIKYWAKFIFKLNISALQNKNCYVIFSGIKP
- a CDS encoding T9SS type A sorting domain-containing protein, translated to MYKILAVGAVAIMCAIAAFFYFGEDKAQVPPAIMDSAANDRDPKELLQYEKARLAGPDGQIPSGIRSRELMFAKTLPTDALFKKAVAWTARGPYNVGGRTRGAGIDVANEQIIVAGGVSGGIWRSTDGGLSWTKRTEPGDLHNVTTLVQDVRPGKTATWYYGTGEGSGNSASGGGAFFYGDGLFKSTDNGLTWNQLSSTASVSNTTFEKPWQVVYRLATDASNMTEDEVYAATYGNIYRSTDGGQSWQVVLGNNMNSYFTDVVVTSPGVVYATLSSESAQRGIWRSPDGITWTNLTPPGFAVEYNRLVPAVNPMNEDQVYILGVTPGSGMDFTNYRGDTEWVSLWQYTYLDGDGADTNGHWVDLSQNLPNKAPRSFDNFNAQGSYNLMIKVKPDDSNVVFIGGTNLYRSTDAFKTPGNTTQIGGYEIGTRLPDFQMYEDHHPDQHDLLFYPSNPDKVLNLNDGGLFKTDNSLAGIVRWQPLNRGYNTTQVYTVTINEEKVTNTLFGGFQDNGNQVIMTNDPEGDWVNPYNGDGSFAAIPADEDVYYLSKHLGRIVKMKLNSDGSRGDFTRIDPIGARDYQFINPFVIDPSDEKIMYLPAGRSLWRNNNLDAIPLTNTFDSISTNWFRFSDTLSVSTLEITAIGVSKASPSHRVYYGTNRRKVYRVDNANTGDPAHQDITFVQFPPSGYVNCIAVDPDNGDHVVVVFSNYGVYSIFTSWDAGATWEKCAGNLEQNDLGLGSGPSVRWLAVMKVDGRNAYFAGTSAGLFATDTLLGLSTMWRNIGATTIGNVVVEMVKTRQADNLVAVGTHGNGIYTGHVNTLIDITGVEEVTWADKIGLKTYPNPASTIMTIEFNTQGKVQLSLFDEAGRTLETRTVAKGQDQKLNWDFSKYPAGIYYFNVISKEGEATKSLVIQR
- a CDS encoding S9 family peptidase, producing MKRISLILCLLAFYLVGQAQGPVITPMDIAMMEMVTFAEISEDGNKIAYGVAVPADPTKENASTHVRLHVYDVASGVSTPFITQNGIGALQFRPGHNSITFISKRGKDKTNALYEISLLGGEAQKIYEFESPISNYNWHPNGNSIVFISKVKEKDKESKLPYEPEIYEENLGMSSVFIVSVNDDNGTAKKLNLDLHCSQARFSPDGSRIAVSAAPSAMVDDHYTSQRIYILNASGDKIGEADHKAKLGDFVWSYDGERLAFIGGEDQHDPIAGRLLVMSADGGKPQILNRDFEGSFDKLDWKNKSGITFLASEGVYTSLGTIDLKGKMKMMIEKGDVAYGNFSIAKDGKMALTGNTPEHPNELFYAKSTSATPERLTTSNPWLKERKMGKQEVVTYKAADGLEIQGILIRPVDVQDNQRYPLITVVHGGPEAHYDNGWLTYYSMPGQMGAAKGYAVFYPNYRGSTGRGIEFIKSSQADPAGKEFDDIINGIDHLIETGLVDKDKVGVTGGSYGGYATAWLSTRHTDRFAAGVMFVGISNNLSLWGTSDIPEEMFLVHLRKRIWEDYQFFMERSPIFYAGQAKTPLLIMHGKDDTRVSPSQSYELYRHIKTRTETPVRLVLYPGEGHGNRKATARYDYNLRMLRWFDTYLKESSQPKPPANIENTGEGQ